The stretch of DNA AGCAACAACAATTATTAAAGGGAAACTGCAGAACTGCATCTATACTGGAAGTTCTATATCAAATTCGACAGCACATGGCAGAATATGCAAAGAACTCTTTCGAGCTTATCTTTAATCCATAGAAATAATGACCAAAAAACGATAGCCTAGTTGAAATTAGGTGCCCACAAAGTCATTACTAATTGATGAGATGTTATACCTCATACAGTTAGTCTCACTACAGAAGCCTCTGCAAGCATTCCAAATCTAGACAATATTATCACGCAAAGGGTATTTTCAGGTGTGCTAGGAAGATAGACATTAGGTTTTGATGTTTCAATACCAGTAGCATTTCTCTGCTTCCTCTAGGTCTCTGTAGACGCTATTTGTGCTATTTATGTTCCTTTCGAATGTTTTGATTTTGGGAAATTCTTCCTTCCCTGCACATGCCTCCATCATTTTTCTGTAATAAGCAGTTTGGGCCTTTTTCTTATAGTGCTTTCTACTGGATATGATCTCCTGCTTCACATGTTCCAGAGCATCTAGGAAGAACCTTTCCACCTCAGTCCTCTCATTTAAGATATTCCAGGCTAGTTTCTTCACTCGGTTCATCTCCCGATCCTTCATTTCTAATAATTGCTGCAGTTTCTTGACCTCCACCATGCTTGCCTGGTTTTCTCTCAGTGCCTGATGCTGTTTTTTCTGAGTCTCTCTCTCAGATTCTCTGGTCATGTGACATAAGGCCATCTCCAGCTTTGCCACTTTATGCTGCAGATCTCCAATCTGTGCTTTCTGGCGATTGATCTGTAGGATCTTTTTTCGAATCAAACCCTCATTGGTTTCCTAAAAGATGAGAAGAAATTATCTgggcttttatttcatttgcacCAAATCTGGAGggttttcccccacccccaacactGACAATGTAGTAAACATGCTGGCACCTTCACACTGGAGAGTGAATACTCCAGGATCAGGTTTTTGTTTACAAGAGAAGCCAGATAAAGAAAGCTTGGTATGTATTATACATTACAGAGAGACCTAATCTTAATGGGCTGGCATAGGAAagccttccttctttctcctccgtAACTAAGATAGAATAAGAGCTCTTCTTCAGACAACTCCGAATTCAGTAACTAGGAGGCGGCTGACCAGGGAGAGGTTAGTCTCAGTAAATTTACATCTGCATACAGATGTACCCCTTCCTGGAGGAgaatgaaacagaattaaaaccagAGCAGAAACCTTTTCCTGTAACAGAACAGTTTTGTCCTCTTCTaatttctgtttgattttctGCAGTTCCATTGTCTCTTTCAGCTGGTAAGCAAATGCACCATGAAGACAAACATTCTCCTTAAACACCTCTCTCCCAGTGCTGTTCAGCTGCCTGGACCGAGGGAAACAAAATCCAAGAGCTTTAATCAcaacctttcttccttttttttttatattaaaatcaaTATTACAGTGTCCTAATTTCAGAGCTAAGCTGTAAAATTCTTACAGGTCTGTACCAAGTTTTCATAGCTTTGCTCCTAGTCCTACACctggactgggagaatgaagaaaacTGGTACCATTGTGATAAAATTACCTCCAGTTGTCCCCTGGAACTAGCATGAGTCTTGCAGTTTGAACGTAAGTGCTGACATCACCTTGACATTGGAAATATAAAAACCGCCTAGGTCATCACTGATTTTTCCCTTCAAAGCCCATGTAGTAACACGGGCAACTTACTTAGAACACAATGCTAAAATGCTTTTGTAaaatagaaaacaggaaaagcaagTGTTTCTTACAAAACAGCCTCACACTGGGCGGTCTCTGCCatcattatttgctttttctcaaCATCTTCTTCTAGTCttttctgaaagggagaaaagcCTGTTTAAATTTTGCGTGAGACCTGTGGCACCGAAGCTAAAATCTGAAACTGTAAATTCTAAAATCACACTCACAGTTTTCAGCCCACCCAACTTCTTGCTAGAGAAAGAATGAACCCCCAAGGGCACTAAATTTCCTGGTGGAAGTGGAGAATATGGCCTTTCTGGGATCTTGACATCCCATGTTTTTCCTTGGAAAGCTGCACCTAGCCTCCAACTCATTTATCATACTCGTATTTACAGGGGAAATTGTAAAATGCTCACTAAGAAACGAAAACTATATAAACCAGAGTAGTCAGTAGGAGAAATCATTTTGTTCTAATACAAGTTTTAACTGCCTGTCAGCCTTTACCTTTTCTTCAGGAAACCTCCCCTCCAATCTCACAACCACTTCCTGATATCTCCTGTTTGAAATCTCCATACTGTCTTTAAActatgataaaaaataaaatttctttaatAATGGCATTTTATTTCAGCCATATAACTAGAAGTGTGGATGTACTCTTCAAGAAGAAATTTGATAGTCTTTCCTGGCACTAACCATAATCTTCATAAAATTTTTACACCCTCTATAAAATTCACTTAACCTTCTGCCTTGTATTACTGCTTTGCTTCCTCTTCATAGATCACCCGTGCCCATATTTTCACATCACTGACAGTCATTCACACACACTCTGTCACCGTTTAGTGCTCAGTTTTAGAAATCTGCTTTACTTTGTCTATTCAGTCATCAAGATCATTTAAAGTCCAACGCCTCAAGTGTTCTTTGAAAAATGCCTGATTAACTCGCATTTAATATCTTAGCTGAAAAGCAGCTATATATTAATAATCCAAATGCTGTTGACCAATCATTTGTCTCCACAGAAAGCATTTGATGCTGTTTCTAAGCCCCTTCTTGTGGTTGAAAAATATTCCAGTAGAGCTGAATCAGCAAGGCACTTGAATTGCTCGAGGCACTTTTTTCATGTCATCAGTCAGCTGGAATACTTTTTTATTCCAGGCTGAAATGTTTTACAGGCAATACTACTATTTAGTATTTGTATTATAGCTCCAAAGTATCCCTGATTAGGTCATGTGCTGTATAAGTGCTTAGTGACAGACAGTCCCTAGTTTTATATTCTAAATGGTTTATGTAGTTGAAAATGTGATACAATACTATCATTCACATCCTAACTGGGCTGACTAGTGAGAAATCAGTCAGACTTATACTGCTTGTAGTCAAGTGCTAGCTCCTCCCACACGTCTTTAAAGTGTGTACTAGTGCTCTAGTCCATCCACATAAAAGTTTGTATGATTCATGCTActctgtaaaaaaacaaaaacaaccctaCAGCACTGGACCATTACAGAAATGAGTTCTGGCTACAGAACTTGCATTTTGTCAACCTAGTGCTTTTCCTCACTCTGtaaactgtaaagaaaacaatCGAGTAGATTGGCTATGTCTGTTCTCCTCTACTCCCAAACTCCATGCTGGCATGCAGACAGAaaagttgctttttaaataaatattgcaaaCACATATTTATGACAAACTTACATCTTCCAGCTCTTTCTCTATAGATGCTTTCCCCCTGCAGAACTCCTTTATTAATTTCCGTTCTAATTGAATTTGGCCAATTTCTCCgacttttttctgaaatttcttttccagttcctttaTTTGTTGGGCATAATAGTCTGCCTGCAAATCAGAAAATCTCAATAAGAAGACAGCAAAACGAGAGAAACCAATCATCAAATATTGTAACATAAAACACAGACCACACAGAACGGAATGTCTGAAATTGCTGCagttttttaaaaaccacaaggAATTCATCATTAGAAGAAATGCTGCAAACTCAGCAGACGCTACCCTCCAGTGAAATAACAAATCTAGAAATGAATAGTAAGTTTAAAGCAATGTTCATATCATTGTATTGTGTttccatggcaaggttttggtagctggggaaCTAtgggggtgacttctgtgagaagctgctagaagcttcccctatgtcccatgaagccaatgccagctggctgcaagacagacctgctgctggccaagcccaagcccatcagtgatgctggtagcgcctctgcgataacatagttaagaagggggaaaactgttgcacaacagcagcaggaagagaggagtgagaatatgtgagagaaacaactctgcagatgccaaggtcagtgaagaaggaaagggaggagatgctccagggaccagagcagagattcccctgcagcccgtggggaagaccatggtgaggcaggctgtccccctgcagcccatggaggtccacagtggagcagataatccacctgcagctcctggaggaccccaggccagagcaggtAAAATGCGCCcgaaggctgtgaccccatgggaagtccacgttggagcaggttcctggcaggacccatggatctgtggagagaggagcccatgctggagcaggttttctgggagGACTTGTGATCCTGCagggggcccacgctggagcagtgtgctcctgaaggactgcacgccatggaagggactcacgctggagcagttcgtgaagaactgtagcctgtgggaaggactcacattggagaaattcatggaggactgtctcccatgggagggaccccacgctggagcaattcGTGAAGAAAtgtagcccgtgggaaggactgacattggagaaattcatggaggactgtctcccatgggagggaccccacgctggagcaagggaggagtgcgaggaggaaggagcggcaaaggcaatgtgtgatgaactgaccacaattCCCATtgccatccccctgcaccactcagggggaggaggtagagaaaattgagagtgaagttgagcctgggaagaagggaggggtggggaaggtgttttaagatttggttttgtttcttatattcctactctgatttgattggtaataaattaagttcatttcCCTCAGTTGAGTccgttttgcctgtgacggtaattactGAACgatctccctgttcttatcttgacccacaagccttctATCgtattttttctcctcctgtgcgGCTGAGGAGAGGgtgtgatagagtggcttggtgggcacctggagtctggccaaggtcaacccaccacatctatCATCTAtagctttttctgctttttatactCTGAGTGTGAGAGAAAGTTCCTTGTGGAGTCTGCTTGATGGGAGATAACCATCTTAACGGGCAGATGAGCACACTTCTGTGTTTCTTACTGAAGCCAGattaacaaataataattttctcaGTTCTTTTTAAGAATTCTTGGTTCAACAGTAATGAATGAAGGAGAACTATGAAAGAATTCAAAGTAGTTATTTTTATCTTCATAAAAAGGAAACATGTTTTTGCTGTGCCTCTGGCCTTAACATTACCTAGCTGGTTCCTAATACTATTTCAGATGCTATAAAACATTCCTACTACTATCTGAAATAATACTACGAGTCATGGGATAAGTCCCACATCAGCATCATTTTTTTCAAGTTCTTTCTTCATGCAGTATTTTTTCACCAAAACCTGTAACAGTTAACTGCCCTAGCTTGTTCCTCATACTAAAACCAAAACTACTTCTTAGCCTGCTCAGAAGATCCCACTGTTCTGAGGACAAAGAGAAAAGTTCATTCACCAGCTGCTTCATCTCTTCTTGCGCTTGCTGTTTCAAATCAATCAGCTCCTGCTTCAGTTTCTCAATCTGTGAAAAGAGAAATCAAGAAACAATAACTGTGAGGGGAAAATAAAGTATCCTTGCTGTGTTCTCTTCAAATTTAATTATGAGAAGAcacagaaagaagggaaaggtcCCTCATTTGCAGTGTGCAGGTCAATTAAACTATGTTTAAAACTGTTTGATTTGTGTTAAACGTAGGAAATAATGTAAGTTTAAACTATAAAAACCCACACATATTAGATACAAACATATCTGTGACTGCTGAAGAATTAAAACTATGTGGACAGAGGGttttcttccttactgtttcGGATAGTGGTGTAGTGTGAGAGAAGCAgtttagaaaaggagaaaaaaagggagacaTGGAAAGACAAACAGGCAGCTGGAAAAAGGTTCGCGTAAGATCTTCCGTACTGGATAGGCTGAATGAAAACAGTGGGATGTGAGCAAGAAAAGTGTCTCCTACCATTTGACCTCTCCAATGTCCTGGGGATCAGAGCTTTGTATCTTCTTATTCAATAAACAGGATATTAAAATAACTTAGTTTTAGtttccattttcagtttctttttcgaCCTGAAAAAGGGCTTTGCTTGGTACTTGGATTTAGAAAAGTGGGAATAGGACTAAAGCGAAATCATCTGCGATAGAGGAAATGGAAGCTACAGCGTAgggctgctttttcttcactgtctTCCGAGTAGAGCTGGGCTCTATTTTCTCCAAAACCTTCTCCAGGTAGCTAAAACCAGCGCATTCcccctcagctttctcttttttcaagCTGAACAAACGCTTC from Accipiter gentilis chromosome 22, bAccGen1.1, whole genome shotgun sequence encodes:
- the BBOF1 gene encoding basal body-orientation factor 1; this encodes MTARRCHTPSPPRHLLRPRRCARSPVARSAGAATSRRSCVSRQRAHVTRPSRELRVAGGRRPVATGTGRRAPLAAAGAGPEAGGAPGGQATWRPVTEATARGLRRNGRGGCRGDAAAVAAPPRLPLPLLPQAGGGGAGGPGGSEEKRDEVDAALREAQLAATGASRAEYREATRRLARSNVELPWRQQDAGRQAAAAAAMALLTKQGQEKAEEIEKLKQELIDLKQQAQEEMKQLADYYAQQIKELEKKFQKKVGEIGQIQLERKLIKEFCRGKASIEKELEDFKDSMEISNRRYQEVVVRLEGRFPEEKKRLEEDVEKKQIMMAETAQCEAVLQLNSTGREVFKENVCLHGAFAYQLKETMELQKIKQKLEEDKTVLLQEKETNEGLIRKKILQINRQKAQIGDLQHKVAKLEMALCHMTRESERETQKKQHQALRENQASMVEVKKLQQLLEMKDREMNRVKKLAWNILNERTEVERFFLDALEHVKQEIISSRKHYKKKAQTAYYRKMMEACAGKEEFPKIKTFERNINSTNSVYRDLEEAEKCYWEKIQFEKVDISELTWEQKERVLRLLFAKMNGTNPRKYNRVLATSASAPDDTEEESKIGTENASPNLIFITQQANLPDSSSAVILPHIQMLTPQTE